In one window of Maribacter sp. BPC-D8 DNA:
- the tsaE gene encoding tRNA (adenosine(37)-N6)-threonylcarbamoyltransferase complex ATPase subunit type 1 TsaE has product MEFIYTERELKDIAQQIIKSTNSKTLAFYAPMGAGKTTLIKALIKELGSNDNVSSPTFGLVNEYALDSGELLGYHFDFYRLDDEEEAMDMGLDDYLESGNWIFMEWPEKIPSLLPSDVQNIKIEILDEEKRKLTLS; this is encoded by the coding sequence ATGGAATTCATTTATACAGAACGTGAGTTAAAAGATATAGCACAGCAAATAATAAAATCAACGAACAGCAAAACTTTGGCGTTTTATGCCCCTATGGGCGCAGGTAAAACAACATTAATCAAAGCGCTTATAAAAGAGTTAGGTAGTAATGATAATGTAAGCAGCCCAACATTCGGACTCGTAAACGAATATGCGTTAGATTCTGGTGAGTTACTAGGCTATCATTTTGATTTTTATCGCCTAGACGATGAGGAAGAAGCTATGGATATGGGTCTAGATGATTATTTAGAATCTGGCAATTGGATATTTATGGAATGGCCTGAAAAAATACCAAGTCTATTACCTAGTGATGTTCAGAATATAAAAATTGAAATTCTAGATGAAGAAAAAAGAAAGCTAACACTCTCGTAA
- a CDS encoding DUF4258 domain-containing protein, whose translation MNMDFIKRLGFFLVGLSIGIVFLTFFLKKKSQETGVYFCYLPDCRTLKDIRSKSMYYSDEATQKLKEFELDSIGVTYILTEGDVDFSKSDTKSVPCKTYIVESEYKERDYIFTVKNCREKASIQKVERK comes from the coding sequence ATGAATATGGATTTTATTAAAAGGTTAGGTTTTTTCTTAGTTGGCTTATCTATTGGCATTGTGTTTCTTACTTTTTTCCTAAAAAAGAAATCTCAAGAAACGGGAGTATATTTTTGCTATCTACCAGACTGTAGAACATTAAAGGACATTAGATCAAAATCTATGTACTACAGCGATGAAGCAACACAAAAACTAAAAGAATTTGAATTAGATTCTATAGGTGTTACTTACATTTTAACCGAAGGAGATGTTGATTTTAGCAAAAGTGACACAAAATCCGTTCCCTGCAAAACCTACATTGTAGAGTCTGAATACAAGGAACGAGATTATATATTTACTGTAAAAAACTGTAGAGAAAAAGCTTCTATCCAAAAGGTAGAACGAAAATAA
- a CDS encoding alanine dehydrogenase, protein MNQPTSPFSKHQLIPQEETLEVLRQKGELFIGIPKENQYQEKRICLTPDAVNAITANGHRVLIESGAGEGAHYSDNDYVTAGGEITRDTKKVFACPLILKVEPPTLTEIEYINPQTTIISALQIKTQYKEYFEELARKRITAIAFEYIRDEEGKYPAVRSLSEIAGISSVLIAAELMAANNNGNGLMFGNISGVPPVEVVIIGAGTVGEFAARSAIGIGANVKVFDNSITKLRNIQTNLKQTVYTSTIQPKNLLKALKRCDVAIGATRGKDRSPVVVTSTMVEHMKKGAVIIDVSIDTGGCFETSEITSHNKPTRKKFDVIHYGVPNIPSRYPKTASVSISNIFTPYLLKIGEDGGLENSLRFDKGLRNGLYMYHGILTNKSVGEWFDLQYSDINFLIF, encoded by the coding sequence ATGAACCAACCCACTTCCCCTTTTAGTAAGCACCAATTAATTCCGCAAGAGGAAACCCTAGAGGTTTTGCGTCAAAAAGGAGAGCTATTTATAGGTATTCCGAAAGAAAACCAATACCAAGAAAAAAGAATTTGCCTTACTCCCGATGCCGTAAATGCAATTACTGCAAATGGCCATCGTGTTTTAATAGAATCTGGTGCTGGTGAAGGTGCTCATTACTCTGATAATGATTATGTTACTGCTGGTGGAGAAATCACTCGAGATACCAAGAAAGTTTTCGCTTGTCCGTTAATTTTAAAAGTAGAGCCTCCTACCCTAACAGAAATAGAATATATAAATCCTCAGACAACAATCATATCTGCACTTCAGATTAAGACACAGTATAAAGAATATTTTGAAGAACTAGCAAGAAAGCGAATTACCGCTATTGCATTTGAATACATTCGTGATGAAGAAGGTAAATATCCTGCAGTCCGTTCACTTAGTGAAATTGCCGGTATTTCTTCAGTACTAATCGCAGCAGAACTAATGGCTGCCAACAATAATGGTAACGGACTAATGTTCGGTAACATTAGTGGTGTGCCACCTGTAGAAGTCGTTATTATAGGCGCAGGAACTGTTGGTGAGTTTGCAGCAAGATCAGCTATAGGTATTGGTGCAAATGTCAAAGTTTTTGATAATTCTATCACCAAACTTAGAAACATACAGACCAACTTAAAACAAACAGTCTATACATCTACTATTCAACCTAAAAACCTATTAAAAGCATTAAAACGTTGCGATGTAGCTATCGGAGCAACAAGAGGTAAAGACAGATCTCCCGTTGTGGTGACCAGCACAATGGTCGAGCACATGAAAAAAGGAGCTGTTATTATTGATGTAAGTATTGATACTGGCGGATGTTTCGAAACTAGCGAAATAACGAGCCACAATAAACCCACTAGAAAGAAATTTGACGTTATTCACTATGGCGTACCAAATATTCCGTCTAGATATCCAAAAACAGCATCAGTAAGTATAAGTAACATATTTACTCCTTATTTATTAAAAATTGGAGAAGATGGTGGTTTAGAAAACTCTCTTCGTTTTGACAAAGGTTTACGAAACGGTCTTTACATGTACCACGGAATATTGACTAATAAGTCTGTCGGAGAATGGTTCGATTTACAATACAGTGATATAAATTTCCTTATTTTTTAG
- the lpxA gene encoding acyl-ACP--UDP-N-acetylglucosamine O-acyltransferase → MNQPLAYIHPGAKIAKNVVVEPFTTIHNNVIIGDGTWIGSNVTIMEGARIGKNCNIFPGAVISASPQDLKYDGEETTVEIGDNTTIRECATIHKGTSDRMKTVIGKNCLIMAYCHVAHDCLVGDNCIFSNNSTLAGHVTIGDNVILAGLVAVHQFVSVGQHAFVTGGSLVRKDVPPYVKAAREPLSYVGINSVGLRRRGFVSDKIREIQNIYRILYQKNYNNTQAVQIIEAEMEATPERDEILQFIRDSQRGIMKGYFSNN, encoded by the coding sequence ATGAATCAACCTTTAGCCTATATACATCCGGGAGCTAAAATTGCCAAAAACGTGGTAGTTGAACCGTTTACAACTATCCATAATAACGTTATCATTGGTGATGGTACTTGGATCGGATCTAATGTGACCATAATGGAAGGCGCTCGTATTGGTAAGAATTGTAATATTTTTCCTGGTGCAGTAATATCAGCTTCTCCACAAGATTTAAAATACGATGGTGAAGAAACTACCGTTGAAATCGGTGATAATACCACTATTAGAGAATGTGCTACCATACACAAGGGTACCTCTGATCGTATGAAAACTGTTATCGGTAAAAATTGTTTAATAATGGCATATTGCCATGTGGCGCATGATTGCTTAGTTGGCGATAACTGTATTTTTTCAAACAATTCTACCTTGGCAGGTCATGTTACTATTGGCGACAATGTAATATTGGCTGGTTTGGTAGCTGTGCATCAATTTGTATCTGTTGGTCAACATGCTTTTGTAACGGGAGGATCTTTGGTAAGAAAAGATGTTCCGCCTTATGTAAAAGCAGCAAGAGAGCCTTTATCTTATGTGGGAATCAATTCTGTAGGATTAAGAAGAAGAGGATTTGTATCTGATAAAATTAGAGAAATTCAAAATATATACAGAATTCTATATCAAAAGAACTATAACAACACTCAAGCTGTGCAAATAATTGAAGCAGAGATGGAAGCTACTCCTGAACGTGACGAGATTTTGCAATTTATTCGTGATTCTCAACGCGGAATCATGAAAGGATATTTCAGCAATAATTAA
- the lpxD gene encoding UDP-3-O-(3-hydroxymyristoyl)glucosamine N-acyltransferase, with protein MKFTAGQIAGILEGEVHGNPEIAVHKLAKIEEGEEGSLTFLANPKYTSFIYKTKASVTIVNKSFVPEQELYTTLIKVEDAYKSFSKLLEYYNQVKNNKIGIEEPIFKSDTATYGADVYIGAFAYLGNNVTLGDNVKVYPNVYIGDNVKIGDNVILFAGAKVYSETIIGNNCVVNSGAVLGADGFGFAPNEDGEFVKVPQTGNVILEDNVDIGAGTTIDRATLGSTILRKGVKLDNQIQIAHNVEIGEHTVIAAQTGIAGSTKIGKHCMIGGQVGIVGHIVIGDNVKIQAQSGIGRNVKDNEVLQGSPALNYGDYNKSYVHFKNLPRIISRIDTLEKKD; from the coding sequence ATGAAATTTACAGCAGGTCAGATTGCAGGTATCTTAGAAGGAGAAGTGCATGGAAATCCAGAAATAGCCGTACATAAACTTGCTAAAATCGAGGAAGGCGAAGAAGGCTCCCTTACTTTTTTAGCTAATCCGAAATATACTTCATTCATTTACAAGACAAAGGCATCGGTAACGATAGTCAATAAGAGTTTTGTTCCAGAACAAGAATTATATACCACTTTAATAAAGGTTGAAGATGCGTATAAATCATTTTCTAAATTACTAGAATACTATAACCAAGTCAAAAACAATAAGATAGGTATTGAAGAACCGATTTTTAAGTCGGATACTGCAACCTATGGTGCCGATGTTTATATTGGTGCTTTTGCTTATTTAGGTAATAACGTAACCTTAGGGGATAATGTGAAGGTGTACCCTAATGTTTACATTGGTGATAATGTAAAAATTGGTGATAACGTAATACTTTTTGCAGGAGCAAAAGTATATTCAGAAACCATTATCGGTAATAATTGTGTCGTTAATAGCGGAGCTGTGCTAGGTGCTGACGGATTTGGTTTCGCGCCAAATGAAGATGGTGAGTTTGTGAAAGTACCACAAACCGGTAATGTTATTTTAGAAGATAATGTTGATATAGGTGCCGGTACTACAATTGACAGGGCAACTTTAGGTTCTACGATTTTAAGAAAAGGAGTGAAGCTAGACAATCAAATACAGATTGCACATAACGTTGAAATTGGCGAGCATACTGTTATTGCTGCACAAACCGGTATTGCTGGTTCTACAAAAATAGGAAAGCATTGTATGATCGGTGGGCAAGTAGGTATCGTTGGTCATATTGTTATTGGTGACAATGTAAAAATACAAGCACAATCGGGTATAGGAAGAAATGTGAAGGATAATGAAGTGCTACAAGGATCACCAGCATTAAATTATGGTGATTACAACAAATCATATGTTCATTTTAAGAATTTACCGAGAATAATAAGTAGAATCGACACCTTAGAAAAGAAAGATTGA
- a CDS encoding PglZ domain-containing protein, giving the protein MNKIKILWVDDEIDLLKPHIIFLESKNYSVITCQSGQEALEELAETRVDIVFLDENMPGISGLETLSEIKIIDNSLPVVMITKSEEESIMEDAIGSKIADYLIKPVNPNQILLSLKKNLDHSRLVSEKTTSNYQQEFRKIAMDLSMVNSYQEWADLYKKLIYWELQLEEIEDSGMFEILESQKTEANQQFGKFVERNYEDWFTDADAPIMSHTLFKEWIAPEIKDSKTLLIVVDNLRYDQWYAFEDTVNSFYKKKKEDSFYSILPTATQYARNAIFSGLTPLEMEKKHPEWWKNDTDEGGKNLFEDKFLGAQLKRLGLDLKWEYHKISSLKQGKHLSQNFKTQKDNDLTVIVYNFVDMLSHSKTEMEVIKELASNDKSYRSLTTSWFKNSPMLEIIQQAQTLGMKLIITTDHGTINVKSPSKVVGDRDTSANLRYKTGRSLTYEKNDVLAAKDPKSIFLPSINMSSSYIFAKNDFFFAYPNNYNHYVSYYRNTYQHGGVSLEEMIIPFVVLEPK; this is encoded by the coding sequence ATGAACAAGATAAAAATACTGTGGGTAGATGATGAAATTGATTTACTCAAGCCCCATATCATCTTTTTAGAATCAAAAAACTACAGTGTTATCACCTGCCAGAGCGGACAAGAAGCATTAGAAGAATTAGCAGAGACCAGAGTAGATATCGTTTTTTTAGATGAGAATATGCCTGGTATATCTGGCTTAGAGACACTTTCGGAAATTAAAATAATTGATAATTCTTTACCCGTTGTAATGATTACAAAGAGTGAAGAAGAGTCTATAATGGAAGATGCTATCGGTTCTAAAATTGCAGATTATCTTATAAAACCAGTAAATCCGAATCAGATTTTGCTGTCCTTAAAAAAGAATTTAGACCACTCAAGATTAGTTTCTGAGAAGACTACTAGTAACTATCAGCAAGAATTTAGAAAGATTGCGATGGATTTATCAATGGTGAATTCATATCAAGAATGGGCAGATTTATATAAAAAATTGATTTATTGGGAATTGCAGTTAGAAGAAATTGAGGACAGTGGAATGTTCGAAATTCTAGAATCTCAAAAAACGGAAGCAAATCAACAATTCGGCAAATTCGTAGAGCGCAATTACGAAGATTGGTTTACTGATGCCGATGCGCCTATAATGTCTCATACCCTATTTAAAGAATGGATAGCGCCCGAAATCAAAGATTCAAAAACATTATTGATCGTTGTCGACAACTTACGTTATGATCAGTGGTACGCCTTTGAAGATACTGTAAACTCATTCTATAAAAAGAAAAAGGAAGATTCCTTTTACAGCATACTACCTACAGCCACACAATATGCACGTAATGCTATATTCTCTGGTCTGACTCCGCTTGAGATGGAGAAAAAACATCCAGAATGGTGGAAAAACGATACTGATGAGGGCGGTAAAAACTTATTTGAAGACAAGTTCTTAGGTGCTCAACTAAAAAGACTAGGATTAGATTTAAAATGGGAATACCATAAAATTAGTAGCCTAAAACAAGGAAAACATTTAAGTCAGAATTTCAAAACTCAAAAAGATAATGACTTAACGGTAATCGTCTACAATTTCGTTGATATGCTTTCACATTCTAAAACAGAAATGGAAGTAATTAAAGAATTGGCTTCAAATGATAAGTCTTATAGGTCTTTAACCACAAGCTGGTTTAAAAACTCACCTATGCTAGAGATTATTCAGCAAGCACAAACATTAGGTATGAAATTAATTATAACCACTGATCATGGTACTATAAATGTTAAATCACCCTCTAAAGTTGTTGGCGACCGAGATACAAGTGCTAACCTACGTTACAAAACAGGTAGAAGTCTTACCTATGAAAAGAACGATGTACTAGCTGCCAAAGATCCTAAATCTATTTTCTTGCCCAGCATAAATATGAGCAGTTCTTATATTTTTGCGAAAAATGACTTTTTCTTTGCCTACCCAAATAATTACAACCATTATGTTAGCTACTATAGAAACACCTACCAACATGGCGGTGTTTCGCTCGAAGAAATGATAATACCTTTTGTAGTTTTGGAACCTAAATAG
- a CDS encoding HD domain-containing protein — protein MKTSNKLKIFNDPIYGFIRIPSTLVFDLIADPYFQRLRRISQMGLSYLVYPGAHHTRFHHALGCMYLMQKSIQVLRFKGVEITQGEEDGLLIAILLHDIGHGPFSHAMEHSIVEGVSHEFISLQFMEELNQRFNGSLTEAISIFTGNHSKKFLNQLVSSQLDMDRLDYLKRDSFYTGVAEGNTNAERLITMLNVVDGNLVIEEKGIYSVEKFLMARRFMYWQVYLHKTAVVAERVLISILKRARFLIEKGESLNCSDALKYFLSNHIDINNFNSEILAKFAKLDDVDILAALKEWQFSDDFVLSSLCEMIIDRKLLHIKVKKEPVTESKFLSQFNKVKTHYNLTDEETSYFVFRGELKNKAYDRQHQTINILRKNGKITDVAKLSDHLNLNALSKTVTKYYMCYPKEGV, from the coding sequence TTGAAGACATCAAACAAACTGAAAATCTTTAATGACCCAATTTACGGTTTTATAAGAATACCTAGTACGCTCGTTTTTGACCTGATTGCAGATCCTTACTTTCAAAGGCTTCGCAGAATTTCTCAAATGGGGTTATCGTATTTAGTGTATCCTGGGGCACACCATACTAGGTTTCATCATGCATTAGGTTGTATGTATTTAATGCAGAAATCTATTCAAGTACTTCGTTTTAAAGGGGTTGAGATAACACAAGGTGAAGAAGATGGACTGTTGATTGCTATTCTTTTACATGATATTGGGCATGGTCCTTTTTCTCATGCTATGGAGCATAGTATTGTTGAAGGTGTAAGCCATGAGTTTATTTCGCTTCAATTTATGGAAGAACTCAATCAGCGATTTAACGGAAGTTTAACTGAAGCAATATCCATATTTACGGGTAATCATTCAAAAAAATTCTTAAATCAGTTGGTGTCTAGTCAGTTAGATATGGATAGATTAGATTATTTAAAAAGAGATAGTTTCTATACAGGTGTTGCTGAGGGTAACACAAATGCCGAAAGACTAATTACCATGTTAAATGTAGTTGATGGTAATTTGGTTATTGAAGAGAAGGGTATCTACTCTGTTGAGAAGTTTTTAATGGCGCGTCGATTTATGTATTGGCAAGTTTATTTGCATAAAACAGCTGTAGTAGCCGAACGTGTACTAATTAGTATATTGAAAAGAGCACGTTTTCTTATAGAAAAAGGGGAGTCTTTAAATTGTAGTGATGCATTAAAGTATTTCTTATCTAATCATATAGACATCAATAATTTTAATAGTGAAATATTAGCAAAATTCGCAAAGTTAGATGATGTTGATATTCTCGCAGCCCTAAAAGAATGGCAATTTTCAGATGATTTTGTATTGTCATCACTCTGTGAAATGATTATCGATAGAAAACTGCTACATATTAAGGTTAAGAAAGAACCTGTTACAGAGAGTAAGTTTTTATCTCAGTTTAATAAGGTTAAAACACACTATAATCTTACCGATGAAGAAACGTCTTATTTCGTCTTTAGAGGAGAGCTGAAAAATAAGGCATACGACAGGCAACATCAGACTATCAACATTTTAAGAAAAAATGGAAAGATAACCGACGTTGCCAAATTATCTGATCACCTTAATTTAAATGCACTTTCAAAAACGGTAACCAAATATTATATGTGTTATCCTAAAGAAGGGGTTTAA
- a CDS encoding bifunctional UDP-3-O-[3-hydroxymyristoyl] N-acetylglucosamine deacetylase/3-hydroxyacyl-ACP dehydratase: MSTTNSKQRTISKEVSLTGVGLHTGSNVTIKFLPADENHGYAFKRVDLEGEPIIPADANLVINTQRGTNLEKNGVKIQTSEHVLAALVGLEIDNVLIELNAAEPPIMDGSSKFFVEVLENAGIVEQEAEREEYIVKDVISFKDEKTGSEITIIPSDEYQLMTMVDFGTKVLGTQNATLEKLSDFKSEISNARTFSFLHELEMLLENGLIKGGDLNNAIVYVDKEISQATMTKLLKAFDKKKLSVKANGILDNLTLHQPNEAARHKLLDVIGDLALIGTRIRGKVIANKPGHYVNNQFAKKLSQIIKLEKRNKVPKYDLSLPPLMDIHKIMDMLPHRPPFLLIDRIIELSDKHVVGMKNVTMNEPFFVGHFPGAPVMPGVLQVEAMAQTGGILVLSTVPDPENYLTLFMKIDKVKFKRQVLPGDTLIFHCSLITPIRRGICHMQAYAYANDKLVSEAELMAQIVKRT; encoded by the coding sequence ATGAGTACAACAAACAGCAAACAAAGAACAATTAGTAAAGAAGTAAGCCTAACGGGAGTTGGTTTACATACTGGAAGCAATGTTACCATTAAATTCTTACCTGCAGATGAAAACCACGGTTATGCATTCAAAAGGGTAGATTTAGAAGGAGAACCAATTATACCAGCTGATGCTAACCTAGTTATAAACACACAAAGAGGCACCAACTTGGAGAAGAATGGTGTTAAAATTCAAACTTCAGAGCACGTTTTGGCCGCTTTAGTGGGTCTTGAAATAGATAACGTACTAATTGAATTGAACGCTGCAGAGCCACCAATTATGGATGGTTCTTCTAAATTCTTTGTAGAAGTTTTAGAGAATGCCGGTATCGTTGAGCAAGAAGCTGAGCGAGAAGAATACATTGTTAAAGATGTTATTTCTTTTAAGGATGAAAAGACGGGTAGTGAAATAACAATTATACCATCAGACGAATATCAATTGATGACGATGGTTGATTTTGGCACTAAAGTTCTAGGAACCCAAAACGCTACATTAGAAAAACTTTCTGATTTTAAATCTGAAATTTCAAATGCCCGTACATTTAGCTTTCTTCATGAGTTGGAGATGCTTTTGGAAAACGGATTAATAAAAGGTGGTGATCTAAACAATGCTATCGTTTATGTGGATAAGGAAATTTCTCAAGCCACTATGACGAAATTATTGAAGGCTTTTGATAAAAAGAAACTTTCTGTAAAAGCAAATGGTATTTTAGACAACCTAACATTACACCAGCCTAACGAGGCAGCAAGACATAAATTATTAGATGTTATTGGTGATTTAGCATTAATTGGTACACGCATAAGAGGTAAGGTAATAGCTAATAAGCCTGGTCATTATGTGAACAACCAATTTGCGAAGAAGCTTTCACAAATCATCAAATTAGAAAAACGAAATAAAGTTCCGAAGTACGACTTAAGTTTACCTCCTTTAATGGATATCCATAAAATAATGGATATGTTACCTCACAGACCACCTTTCTTATTAATAGATCGTATAATCGAACTATCAGATAAGCATGTTGTGGGTATGAAAAATGTGACGATGAACGAACCTTTCTTCGTTGGTCACTTTCCAGGAGCTCCTGTAATGCCAGGTGTGCTTCAAGTAGAAGCTATGGCGCAAACAGGTGGTATTTTAGTTTTAAGCACTGTACCGGATCCAGAAAATTATTTGACTTTGTTTATGAAAATAGATAAGGTGAAATTTAAAAGGCAAGTATTGCCAGGCGATACATTAATATTTCACTGTAGTTTAATTACACCGATTAGAAGAGGTATTTGTCATATGCAAGCTTATGCATACGCAAATGACAAATTAGTAAGTGAAGCTGAATTAATGGCGCAAATAGTTAAAAGAACATAG